One Papaver somniferum cultivar HN1 chromosome 10, ASM357369v1, whole genome shotgun sequence genomic window carries:
- the LOC113316777 gene encoding uncharacterized protein LOC113316777 codes for MVKGTNRGANVVEPQNLPAQGAGRSNGGPTQFDKHMTEGWKRRDQTQQKKGKFIDPVYTKLNTPISEILKKIDGQNTITYPWNRGQQPERTKSRSDFCEFHQFHSHTTDLCRDLKKVLQDMVNEGKLQEYVVQPTAPPITGAPIHRVGIPREAQYLGCNTISHSEITSPVREGNITGRMNKREFKGDEVFSIAREPAMEEWMRLPISFSASKTLEGGLNHNDPLVVSMSITLPKCEGEEVKNKALPWAMPKILIDGGISVEILFYETFKQMGLKDECLIPSTYNIFGFNRSSTRPRGEITLEIRVGIILTLTTFCVVDVLSPYTAIVGRSWIHGIKGVASTYHQRLRFPTPDGVAEIIGDSSEAKYCYKMDVQNGENKLNSQRHKQGDLEASIS; via the coding sequence ATGGTGAAAGGAACCAACAGAGGAGCCAACGTGGTGGAACCACAGAACCTTCCAGCCCAAGGAGCAGGGCGATCCAATGGTGGGCCAACCCAATTCGATAAACATATGACTGAAGGATGGAAAAGAAGAGATCAGACCCAACAAAAGAAGGGGAAGTTTATAGACCCTGTCTATACGAAGCTAAACACACCAATCTCAGAGATCCTCAAGAAGATCGATGGACAGAACACAATTACCTACCCATGGAATAGAGGTCAGCAACCAGAACGAACTAAAAGTCGGTCTGACTTCTGTGAATTCCATCAATTCCATAGCCACACGACGGATTTGTGTAGAGACCTAAAGAAGGTATTGCAAGACATGGTCAATGAAGGAAAGCTGCAAGAATATGTGGTGCAACCAACAGCTCCACCAATAACTGGGGCACCCATACATCGCGTGGGGATCCCTCGCGAGGCGCAGTACTTAGGATGCAATACCATCTCGCACTCGGAGATTACCTCCCCTGTGCGAGAAGGAAACATTACTGGAAGAATGAACAAACGAGAATTTAAAGGAGATGAAGTCTTCAGTATAGCCAGAGAACCTGCAATGGAGGAGTGGATGAGACTCCCTATCAGCTTTTCAGCCTCGAAAACGCTGGAAGGAGGACTTAATCACAACGATCCTCTTGTGGTCTCTATGTCCATCACACTCCCCAAATGCGAGGGTGAGGAAGTAAAAAACAAGGCTCTACCATGGGCGATGCCTAAAATTCTAATTGATGGTGGCATCTCTGTGGAGATATTgttttatgaaacattcaaacaaaTGGGCCTCAAAGATGAGTGCCTCATACCATCTACATACAACATATTTGGCTTTAACAGGTCGTCCACTCGCCCAAGAGGGGAGATAACACTAGAGATCCGAGTGGGAATAATCCTTACCCTAACCACATTCTGCGTGGTAGACGTGTTGTCACCTTACACAGCCATTGTCGGACGATCCTGGATACAtggaatcaaaggagtggcctcCACATATCATCAGAGGCTAAGATTCCCAACACCCGACGGAGTGGCAGAAATCATTGGAGACTCTAGCGAGGCAAAGTATTGCTACAAGATGGATGTGCAAAACGGCGAGAACAAATTAAATTCCCAAAGGCACAAGCAAGGAGATCTAGAGGCATCAATATCCTAG